In Bos indicus isolate NIAB-ARS_2022 breed Sahiwal x Tharparkar chromosome 25, NIAB-ARS_B.indTharparkar_mat_pri_1.0, whole genome shotgun sequence, the DNA window GACCATGGACCAGCTGCCCTGTGAGGACCCTGCGGACGGCAGTGGGCGCGCCCCCGTGCTTAGGGTGGGCAATGACGCCGGCTGCCTTGCTGACCTCCATCAGCCTCGCTACTGCAATGCCCCCCTCCCGGGCCCGGGGCCTTACAGGTGAGTCGCCTGACCTGAAACCTGGAAGGGAGCTGCACTgggaaagggagggtgggggTTGGGTTCTGAGACCAGGGCtgccccccaccctacccccgcCCCAGTCTCCGCCCAGGCCTCTGTCCTGGCCCCGCCCCTTCCCGGCTGCAGGCCGAGccagcccctccccttctccagctTTGGTATCTTCCTGTGTGCGGTTGGATCTCCTGGAGGGGCAGGTGGCCTCCACGAGGAGGTGGGCATCACAGAGCCGGTAGGGGATGGGCCCAGCATGTGGGGAGGGGAATGCTGGAGACCGCTCCCCCCCAACCACAGGTGGGTCTGGCAGGAAAGTCAGCCTGGGGCTGAGGGTGGAACCCGGGTGGGAGAGCAGGGGTCCAGCGAGCAAGGGGACAAGGCCAGACATCCTCAGGGTGACCAAGTGCGGCTGGGGGAACCGGCAGGTGCCACAGGGACGGCGGGGCAGAGTGTAGCCGCCTTCCACGCCCACGCCCCTCACCCTCTGACCCAGTGGCCACTCACTGACTCAGCCTCCCGCCCTGTCCCTAGAGACCACGAGAGCCGGCTCCCGTCAGTAGCAGGTGCCAGCCTGCCTGGATCCCAGAGCGCCCACCCCGAACAGAGATGCAACTCAAGTTCTGGGCGGTGCCCTCGGAGCTCAGCCTGCCCACTCCCCTGATCCTGGTCTCTGAGCACGCCCTGAGCACACCTCTCCCTCCTGGCCTTTGCCAGGAGGGGTGCCCCCTCCTATTGGGGGGCCTTCCAAAGCCTTGCAGACTCCACACAGCCAGCAGTTTTCCTCCGGAGAAGAGGGGCTGGGGCCTCACACACCCTTGTGAGCCACCCTGAAGCCCCCGTATGTGGCATTTAGTCACGGGGACCCCTGAACCAGAGAGGGTGTCTGAAGAGTGACGGTTCAGATGGCTGAGTGCTGGTGGCAGAGGCTGCTGTGGCCAGAGAGGTCTCGGGGTGCTTAGCACAGGGCGCCCCCCTCCCCTGAACATGACAGGCCCACAGCCTGGCCGTCATGGGCTGCCTGGGGCCTGGCTGAGGTGGGGGCCTTGCCCAGAGCAGTCGAGGCTCAGAGCCTCACCCCTGGTCCTCTCCCCCAGGGTGAAGTTCCTGCTGACGAACTCCAGGGGCTCACCCCAGGCCGAGACGAGGTGGTCCGACCTCATTGCTCTCCGCCAAGGTAGCGTGGAGGGCTGGGCGCTCCAACTCCAGTGTGCCCTGTGGGCCAGCCAACTTTGGCACCCTGGTCGTGCTCAGCCGGCCCCTCCCCTGGCTACCATGGGACTGGGGCCCCCGAGTCAGAATCCAAGTCCTGGCCACCCCCTAAATAGAACCTCCCACTAGAGGGTGAGATACTGGGTCAGCCCCCTGGGCAGAGACACCAGCTCTGTCCACCCCAAAATGTTTGCCAACCCTTGGGTGCCCTAGGCTGAAGCCCCATCTTGGACAGAAATAGTCTGCCCTTCCTTCAGGGAGccagccctgtgctgggcactgctGGGTAGAAAAGAGGGGCCAGGGCAAGAAAGAGGCTGGAGCCGTGGTCCTGGGAATTCTGCTCTCAGCAGAGCGCCAAGGACCAGCGGTTCAGCAGACCAAGAAAACTGCACGTCAAAGGCCGAGTGTCCCATGGAAGGCCTGGGAGACAGGCTGCAGAGACGggtcaggaggggagggggcgtgggTCTCGTTACGTGAAGGCCTTGAATGCCAGGCTCCAGGGAACAGGGCAGCACCCGGTCGGCCCTGAGCTCCGCTGCCCCTCTGCCTGCCACGGGTGGTGGGAACAGTCCGGCCGGTGAGACCACGGCGGAGGCTGGCAGAGCGCAAGTGCCGCGGCAGAGAGGGGCAGATGAGCGGGCTCAGGGTGCCGGCTGGGGACGTGAGGCAGTCAGCATGGCGGGGAGGTGACTGCCCTGCGGTCCGAGGGCAGCCTCTGAAAGCCGCTGTGTgtgcagggaagtccccaggctcCATCGACACGTGGCCCGGGCGGCGGAGTGGAGACATGATCATCATCACCTCCATCCTGTCTTCTCTGGCCGGCCTCTTGCTCCTGGCCTTCCTGGCAGCCTCCAGCGTGCGCTTGTGAGTGGCGACCCCCGGAGGGCCCCTTGCCCCCCCATAGCCCCTGCTCTCTCTCTGGCCCAGCACCTTCTGGAAGCCTTGTAGTTTTGAGTTGGGTGGTTCCCCTTCCAGCAATGTGCAGGGAATTTCCACCCTGAGTGTCTCTCATCTAGGAGCTCAGGGAGGCAGTCCAGCAGGTCCTCTGATGATGGGTTCATAGACGGGGCCACCTTGCTCTGCCTGGGCCCTTCTCCCTGACAGTGAGCCCTCAGTTGTTTCAATGAACTGATACCCAGGGAGCCAGGGTGGCCACCTGGAGGAGGTAGGCCTCCAGCTGGTCTTCCCAGGGAGGAAAGGGACATCAGAGGCTGCAGGAGGAGGGCTATGGGAGCTCGGCAGCCCGCTCCACCCAGCAGGGAGACACTCCACCCACAGCCCGTCTCCCTGTCCCCAATCCAGCTCCAGCCTGTGGTGGCCGGAGGAGGCCCCGGAGCAGCTGCGGATCGGCTCCTTCATGGGAAAGCGCTACATGACCCACCACATCCCGCCCAGCGAGGCAGCTACCCTGCCGGTGGGCTGCGAGCCTGGCCTGGAACGCTTCCCCAGCCTCAGCCCCTAGCTTGGCCCacctggctggggctggggcagtgGGGACCTGGGGGGTGAGTGCAcagtgcacgtgtgtgtgtgtgggtgtgtgtcccGCATCGCACCTCCTGCCCTGTGTGAAATCCCACTGCTAGCAGCCCTGCCTTGGGCTTTCTCATTTCCCCCGTCTCCAGGCAGTTGGGGGAGGGCCTCAGTCAGACCAGGCATCCAGCCCCCAAAGCCATCTGCCTCTGATCTGCCTGCTTCAAGCGAGGCTGGAGGTCATGTAGACACACTGCCCGAAAGGAGGCTTCCAGGCCCCAGGAGGAGGCCTGCagcgggctgggctgggctgggccatATTGGGGTACATGAGGCCCCTGTCTGTCCCTCCGTCTGTCCCTCACTGGCGGCCGGAGCTGCAGTGAGGCCTTCAAAGGTGCCTCCATCTTCCCTGGACGTGGGTCCTTTCTGAGGGTGGCCCTCACTGGCTGGAAGGTCAGACCGTGTAGATCTCTGTGACGATCCGGCTACCACATCTAACCTCCTTGCACATGCAGAtggcacacacactcatgcactcACTCCCATTCCACAAGCATTTGTTGAGCGCCTGCTGCATGCCACACACACAGTGTTAGGCATGGCCTCACGCAGGGCTCGCTGCTGTTCTTCGGGCGCTCACTCACTGCTCTGGGCCTCAGATGACCACGTGTCCTGATGTGACCTGTTACTGTTGGGGGGGCTATCACCCCCTCGGACTGTCACGCACCCTCGAGCTCACACTTCTGAGACGATCTGCCCCCGATGGACTCTGCTGTCCAGTAGCCAGCGCCCGCATCACCCAGCAGGAGCCACTTGACTCTCCAGAGTCCGTCTCCCTGCAAGACCGGTGATTCCCACCGTGGACACAAGAGGGCGCCGTGGCGCCGCGGTTGCCGAGTCCCGCGCATGCGCACGTCTGTGCACAGCCGAGCGTCCCGCCGCTGGACCTGATGTCTCACAGCGGCAGCCACGCAGCTGGGTCTCTGGAGGTCACGGCTCCAGTTTCCACCTCGGCCAAGCCAGAGGATGAGCAGTCACACTCTCGTTTGAGGATCAACGGTGTGTCGTCCCACTGCACAGCTGTCACCGTTTTCTGGATGGAAAAACATGCTCAGTGATCTGCCCACGATCCACTGTCCCCAACCCCGTGTCCCCCGGCCGCTCCCAGGCCCTTCTAAGCCTGACTGCGGCTCCCAGCATACAGGCCGCCCCGAGGAGGGCGCCAAGCGGGGAAATCTACCCCCCTTCCCTGACTTTGGAGATGAATAAATGCAATCTGGCTCCTCCATCCCCGTGGTGCCCGCGCTGGATCTGCAAGAGGGGCAGTTACACGCGTTGCCCAGCCTGGCTCCGCCCTGTGCAGCCTGCCCCTGACACCAGCCCGGGCGCTGCCCCGAGCCTGTCGTCTAGATTGCTAGCCCTAGCTATGCATTGGGGTATCCCCATCTCCTGATGGCCCCAGGGAAACCCACCCCcaatggggtgggaggcagggccagGAAACCCACCACTAATGCAGGTGGATTTAGCAGTGCTCCTTCCAGGTACACGCTTCACGGGAGTCTGCTTTCAAAACCCATGCACCCCTGGCCTCCGtggtctccctcccaccctgcctgcACCCTCACCAGCCACAAGAGCTGCTCTCGGTGCAGTTGGGAGCTCACACCCTGGTGTCCTGGGTGACACCTGGCCACGAGAACCAGGCCTGTCAGACTGCCACTTTTGGAATTCCGCTGCCGTAGAGCCCAGGATCCTCTTGGATTCttggaattgttgttgtttagtcgctcagttgtgtctgactctttgcgactctatggactatagcccgccaggctcctcggtccatgggattctccaggcaagaatactggagtgggttgccattttcttctccaggggatcttcctgatccaggaattgaacctgtgtctcctgctttggcagtcgATTCTTCACCTCCGAGCCATCTGAGAGTCTCATTCTTAGAATTGGAGGAGGGTTAAAAGTTGGCCCTGCGCTATGCCAGCTACCACCAGCGGAGCCTGGCCCATGCTGTCCCTCCCAGGCCTGGCCCCAGTACCAGACAACAAGGCCCTTAAGACCCAGGATGCCTGGCTTGGGGCCTGCCCAGGAAGGAAGTGATAGTGAGAAATAGGGATCTACTGGTGTTTGCTGAGTGAAAAGATGAACAAACCTGCCCAAAGATGGAGGATCAGCCAGGAGCAGGAATTGCCCCTGGCTCTGGCGTGTCCCGGGGTCCTTTGGTGGCTTGTTAGTGCCAGAATCTTTGTGCATTCTGAGTCCTGTGATGTGCGTCCTGGGGCTGCCCCTCCCAAACATCTTCAAGCCCCTCTGAGGAGCTGCTCTCATCGTGGCCACCTGAGGCTTGACCGTGGAGACGAGCTCTAAACAGACATTGCAACATGGTGAGTGAAGCCTGGGCAGGGGAGGCAAGTGACCCCACCTGATGGTCAAGGGGACTAACTAGGGGTGAGAGGTGTCTCAGGAGGCAAATGTAAGTCAAGTcagaggaaagaaggagggacagagaaagagTGGAACTCGGGGAGATCAGACTTAAATAGTCTTGCCTTATGGTGACACAGGTGGTTCCTGGGACCACAGCAGCAGGGATGGGGGGCCGGGAACCAGGTAAGAGCAAGGGTGACCTGGTCTTCCAGGCACGTGGAATCAGCCCTGAGCCAGGGCAGACGAGGCAGGTTGGGGAGGAAGAGGTGGATTCTAGAAATATTTGGGAGGTGATTGGAGGAATCTGGCACTTCTTAGACATGGGAGACAAGCCAAAAGGGAGAGGCTGTGCTTGGGTATctttccttcattaaaaaaaaaaaaaaaaaattatttatttatttggctgtgtcagatcttagctggggcttagttgccctatggcatgtggaatcttagttcctcaactagggttcaaacccatgtcccctgcattagaaggcagattcgtttttttaatttttaaattatgaaaacataGTAACACTTTTACGGGAGGCATGGAAagtacagaacaaagttacatgtaGTTCCAATTAATTACAGTTGTTTTAGGTAGATAAGATATTTAGTTggaatttcaatatcaaactctcagaaattaatagaatGGATGTACAGAGAAGCAGAAGCATACAGTAGACCTGAAAATCACTGTGAACCAATTAGACattattaagatttatacaagaaggtggattcttaaccactggaccaccagggaggtccctcctgTGCCCAGGTTTCTGATGTGGGGATGGATATGAATGCAAAATGGGGCCCTTATGTTCTGAAAGTGGTCCTATCACCCCAGCCTTAGAGCCGATCCCCAGGAAAAGGGGGTTCTGGGAACGTCATCGTAGGTGAGTGAATCCACACGAACGCTAACAAATTGTTAGTATTTTACAAAGATGGAAGCCAGTCCTGGTCAGCGGAAGGCTGCCCAGtgagcctgctgggctgcggGCGTGCTGCCCCAGAGCAGGCGTTCCCCGGGCGCCACAGAGTCCACACGGAGTTGGGGTGGCAGGCCCGGTCATCACCAGCCCAGGCACCGCCACGCTGGGCCCTGGGGAGCTGTGCTGGGGCCTTCCGCCTCAGAGTCACGCTCGAGAGGGTCACCAGCTAGACCCAAGCTCCGCGAGGGCCAGCTCGTGACAGCCTGGAGCAGGGCGCCTAGTGAGAACTGCATTGCGGAGAACCTCTTTATTAAATGTTTTCCATGTTCTCCAGGGCTGTCCTTGGGGAAGTACCTCCAAACCCATTGGCCCATCACATCATGGCTCAGTGTTTAAAAACAAGTTcactgtgaagaaggaaaaaacagcagTGATTGTGGGGGCGATGACTCACAGATGACTCATTGGGCCAAAAATCAAAGGCAGCAGAATGACAGCAGGTAGAAACCGGCCAgcacccctccctctctctcaccctcGGGGTTCACTTTATTCCTCTCATCTCTGAAGCGTCCGTTTCTCTCCATCTTCCCTGCAGTCCCCCAGGCCCGCCACCCTGGTTTCTCGATGGGGTGTCAGCAGTCGCCCCTTTGCTGGTCTCCGCACGTCTGcatccctgctccccacccccattcttCCCGTGGCATCCAGAGGAACTCGATGATACACCTAATGTGTCTCACCTTTGCCCCCCCTCAGAGGTTTCCTCCCCGTGAGAGCAGGTCTTCTCATTTGCGAGGCGCCAGGATCCATCCCTTGCTCCCTGAATTCGTGCCTCTGTTagcccctccaccccatcccgccactgggcctttgcacctgctttTCCCTCGATAGAGACCATGCCTCCATTCCACGCCCCTTCCTCTAGGTCGTTCCTCAGCTCCACTCACGCTTCTTCAGAAGCCCTTCCTGACCCCTCAGCTCTCCTAGAgccctgttgttttcctcctcgGCACCTTTTGTTTCCTTGTTGTAATCAGACATTTAAAACAACCAGCTTTTGCATCTCCTCTGCTAAACTCTCAACTCCAGCGGGGCAGGGACCACATGTGCTTTGCTCACCAGAGCGCCCCCTAGAGCTAGCACAGTGCCCAGCTCCCAGTAGGtgtttaatacatatttgttgccTGTTTTATAAAAAACCCCCTCACACCGGCCAGAATGGGCTGATGTGGGTGCCCTAGGAGCCTGGCACGTTCCACCCTCTGGGTGATGCAGGGGGAGGTGCAGATACAGGCTCCGCACCCCCCACCATGGTCGGGGGGTcctgggtgggggtgaggggacccAGTCcgagcagagacatcatttgggTAGTGCTGGCTGGTGGGGGCTGTGTCCCGGACATAAGAAGGGCGTTGCAGGAGGCAGTCAGAATAGCAACCATCCGTCATGCCCGGGAAGGTGGCCAGGCCCCAGGTGCTGGGGGAACACGAGGAGCTCCTGATGGCTTTgtggtgcgtgtgtgctaagtcgcttcacttctgtctgactctttgtgacctcatggactgtagcccgccaggctcctctgtccatggggattctccaggcaagaatgctggagtcggttaccatgccctcctccaggggatcttcccaacccagggatcgaacccgtgtctccagcagctcctgcattgcaggtggattctttaccactgagccactggggaagcccgttCCTGTTTGGCTTTGTGCTCACGGAAAGAATTTCCTTTCATGTTGGAGTTCCTCAGAGCCTTGTTGGGGTTTGTGACTCTCTGCCTCCTAGGAAGGGCCCCAGGGCCGGTGTCCCAGCCTGAGGGGCAGTTCATTGGTGCCTCCGCAGGATGGCGACTCAAGCACTTTCTGCAGAGCGCTGCCCCGCCCTGCTGTCCTTAGCAGGAAGCTGGAAGGCAGGGAGGGCCAGTCCAGCTCCTGGCCCCCCCAGCCCGCTGCTTCCTGGGTTCCCTGGGGCCCCTCCCGTCCTGCCCACAGCAGCCTGGGGAGCTGCCAGGCCCCTGGCAGAGGGTGGGGCGGGCACTACCTTCTCGGGAGGGGCCGACGTGAAACAGGAGCAGATGGACAGAGCCACACCCCGCTGCTCACTCTGCAGCCTggccaccccacccacccccacctgtcCCCTCAGAAGGGGGAGGGGCAGCTGCTGGGCAGGACAACAGGTCAAGGGACCCAGCCCAGAGACCCTGCAGGCCTCTCAGAGGGAGGGTCAGATCCAGTCCCACTCACGGAGGGGGCCGGGGAGCCGACCGCTACAGACGGAACCGTGTTCCtccaaattcctatgttgaagccTCAGCTCATGACTGTTTAGTTAGTTCCCTCGACTGgcatggaacctgtgccccctgcagtgaaagtgcccaGTCCTCAGCGCTGGGCCTTCAGGGGCCTTCCAGAGTGTGGCCGTATTTGGAGAGAGGGTCTTTAAAGAGATAATGAAGTTAAGAGGTAATTAAGTCCTTGAGGGTGAGGATGTGACCCCATCAGactggtgcccttataagaagagattaggacacagagaCACCGGGGTGCTGCAGGGGACAGACCAGGtgaagaggcaggaaggggacGATCCAAGGAGACAGGTCCAGAAGACACCACTCCTGCCCACGTGATCTtggccttccagcctccagaactgggagaatgTAAAGGTCTGCTGTTAAGCCGTCTGGTCTGGGGCGTTCTGCCCTGGCGGGTGGAGCAGACTGATCCACCCACCCTCACAGTGTTGGGGACATGAGCAGGGATGGGGTAGAGTACGCAGGGCAGGGGGCCATGGTGAGAGCTGCCGGAACAGTGTGTGCAGAGGCTTGGAGGCAGGAAGGGCCGGTCTCACGCTGGCCCCTTGGCCCAGctttccctgcctcctctcctccccagggcCCACTGCAGCCGTGtcctggccccctccccaccgACCACCACTACTCCCAGCCTGACCCCAGGAGCCCAGGGGTCACCCTTGATTCCTCCTCCTCTAGGTGAGCCCGGCAGGCAGCCCTGCCCCCTTCTGctggcctcagtctcccctcCCCCGTCAGATGAGTGACCATCTCTAAGCTCCTTCAGCACAGACACTCGAGTCCCCACCTCCCCGAAACCCCACTGCCTGTGGGGTGACGCAGGCTGGAGTTATTCCCAGGAAGAATGCGTCGCCCTTGACAACTATTCTTCTCCCTGACTTCCGACCTCTCCCCGCTGAGGGACAGACAGGAATGCCCCATTAATCATCTTGGCCTCTCCCTCCAAGTCCTCAGCCCCCCTTCCTCCGCTCCCCAGTGGAGATGTTGCTGCATGGAACCGTCAGGCTCAGCTTCGCCCTCCAGTCCCTGTGCCTTGTCCGAGCCCTGAATCTAGGCGCCTAGGGCAGTGGGAGAGCCctcggggcagggggtggggaatgggcTGAGAGTGGGCTCGGGTCAGGCCCTACCCTGTCCCATAAGTGACCCCAGGTACAGAGCCAGGTAGGTCCCTGGGAATAGACTATTCCCCAGGGCTCGGTGTGTCCCACCTGTCCCTGCAGCCCTCCCTGGCTCCCCCAGGCATTCTAGCCCCTTCACACTGGCTCCCCTGCAGAAGCCCCAGTTTGAATGCAGGACCAGGGGGACTCCTCAGGCCCTGTGGGTCTGGGAAGGAGCACTGGGCCTGGGGGGAGAGACGGAGCCGGCTGGCGCCCCAGGGTGGGCCGTGGGGAGGATCGCCCTGCGGACATATGGGACCTTGACCTGGATCAAGTGAAAAGGGCATCGAGGGTTGCCCCCGCCTGTGACTTgtgattaaaaatagaacatttcagggacttccctggtgggccaggggtgaagaatctgccttgcaatacgggagccgtgggtttgatccctggttggaaaactaaagtcccacatgctgtggagcagctaagcccgcttgctgcaactaaggcccgtGTGtctcagctactgagcccacgagccgcAGCTAGAGAGTCTCTGGGATGCAATGGAAGATCCCGCATGAGTCAATGAAGACCTGACACAACTAAACAgagaaaattttttgaaaatagcaTTTCAAATCAGTAGAAATAGAGctgatttttcagtattttagtttttttttcaatatttgaggttttttttttttaggtttcattacataggcatgattgattaaaccTTCGGCAGCTGATGATAAATCtaacctccagcccctcccccctcTCCAGAGGTCGGGGGATGAAGCTGCAAATtcttgatcacgtggctggttcCCTTGGCAACCAGCCCCCCTCCTGTGATTATCTAGGGGCTTTCCAAAATCATAGCAACATAAACTCAGGTGTGGTTGAAAGGGGCTtgttacagaaaacaaaacaaaacagccatTTCACCTTTATCACTCCGGGGCTATTTCAGGGAACCAAGGATGTTCCTTTGTGAGCTGCGTGCTGGGGACCACAGACAAAGACCTTAATGCACGTCACTGCAGCCATAGGTAACTGATGCAAAGACACACACCGAACTGAGGAGAGTCGATGCCTCGGGGAGCACAGAAATAGGATAGAGAAGGCCGGaagagattagaaaaaaaaaaaaagcaagacctTGTGCAGAGCAGTAATGAGGGGCCCACAGACTGAGAGAGATGCATGGTCCTTTGCTCCTACGGCCCCTGGGTTAAACAGATGAAAAGGGGGCCGGTTTCCAACCCCACCACTGACCGTCCACAGGGCCGAGAAAGCTCCTCTCCCTGGGGGGCCCGTTGTTCTCATCTGTATGATGAGATTAATAGTCAGGCCTGCCTGCCTGCTTCTGGGATCTGAGATGAGTCGATGGGCAAGAATGTACTTTCGAAAGGTTAAAGCCGGCTCCTCCCATGTTCAGATGGCTGCTTTCAGCTGCCTTTCAGAAgagtaaaaaaagaagaaaaaagtaaatctaTATACTTTTATTACTgtacattatattaaaatatatgtaagtgtaatatatacagtatacatatatatttatacatactttttgtaagtatacatatatatgttttatatacatgtaagtacggcagcccactccagtacttttgcctggaaaatcccatggatggaggagcctggtaggctccagtccatgaggtcactaagagtcggacacgactgagcgacttcactttcacttttcactttcatgcattggagaaggaaatggcaacccactccagtgttcttgcctggagaatctcagagacaggggagcctggtgggctgccatctctggggttgcacagagtcagacacgactaaagcgacttagcagcagtagcaggtatATATTGATGTATAGAGAGTAacttagtgtgtgtgtatatattatacacacacatatgtatatactgtgcttagtcgctttagtcgtgtccgactcttttgtgaccccatggactgtagcccgccaggctacagATACAATCCTCTATctacggggattctccaggcaagaatgctggagtgggttgccagttcctcctccaggggatcttcccaacccagggatcaaacccaaatctcctgcacctcctgcattgcaggtggattctttaccgctgagccaccggggaagcataTTGTGTATACTATACACACGTATATACTATACTCTCCCatagtgtgtatacatacacacacacacacacacacacatacacacacacacgggagagGCTTGAGAGCAAGTatagcaaaatgttaacagttgttGAATCTGGGTAGGGACTGTATATAAGGGCATTCTTTGTTCTATAGACTTCCAACTTTCCCAGGTGTGACCATTTCTGTAATAACAGGCTGGCGAGATAAAGAAGCTTTTCCGGGGTTGGGTCTGCCCGGGACTTGCCGGCTCATGTCCccctctcttctgcctccagGCCCAGCAGCAGGTCATGTCCTCTGAGAGGCCCACACCTCTGCTTCAAAGTCTAAGCACGACCTCCGTGTCTCATGGCTAAACGTCAAGCACAGGATGACCTGCATCTGAAGCCCATCCGTGTAACCGGCAGCACGCCGAAGTGGCTGCTTTGTGGAGGCCTCCCCCACACCCCATGCCAGACCCGGgggccctccccctccacccGGCCATCCTGTGGGGAAAGGAGGGGGATTCCTGCCTCCAGGAGCTTCCAGCAGGAGGAGGGCCAGGTGTGGCCAGAGCTGCACTTGATGAAACAATACATTTTATTGCAACAAGTGTATAAGAGGATGGAGGTGCACGTCGGGTGCTGTGGAGGGCCTTAAGAGGAGGCACCAAGGCCAATTTGGTGACACCGGACCCTGGGGTAGGTAGGGCCAAAGGACAAGAGCTCGCTGGGTACGCAAGGCAGTGAGGACCCTCCAGGGAGAGCCTGGCCTGAGCCAAGACACAGAGGCGAGAGGCCTTGGGAGAGGGTGTCTCAGCGCCTTTTGGTTGAGGCTCCCCATGAACACCTGGACTACCCCAACTTTGTCTGCCTCCTCTCCCCCTttagatacttaaaaaaatatatttattcatttatttggctgtgccaggtcttacttGTAGCattcgggatctttagttgccgcTTATGGgacctagctccctgaccagagatagaatccaggcccctgcattgggagcacagagtcctagccactggaccacccgggaaatCCTGTTCCCTGAGTTTTCCCCTCTGGTTTTGGCCCCCAGTTCCCTgggggctgggcttccctggtggttgagatggtaaagaatctgcctgctaatgcaggagacccaggttcgatccctgggccaggaagattccctggaggaggaaatggcaacccactccagtattcttgcctggagaatcccatggacagaggcacctggtgggctacggtccatggagtcgcaaagagtcagacacgactgagcaactaacactcccTTGAGGCTGAGTCAGTCACTGGTGAAAGGCAGTAATGTTCATATCCTGCAAAGTCTGCGACCATTTGCTAGCGAGTCCAAGTAAACAGTT includes these proteins:
- the UPK3B gene encoding uroplakin-3b isoform X2; protein product: MGLPSRQPRLWLLLLVVLGWPQPCLTLDLIPYTPRITSWDLEGKVTATTFSLEQPRCVLDRHSSAADTVWLVVAFSNASRVFQNPQTLAEIPASPRLLTDGHYMTLPLTMDQLPCEDPADGSGRAPVLRVGNDAGCLADLHQPRYCNAPLPGPGPYRVKFLLTNSRGSPQAETRWSDLIALRQGKSPGSIDTWPGRRSGDMIIITSILSSLAGLLLLAFLAASSVRFSSLWWPEEAPEQLRIGSFMGKRYMTHHIPPSEAATLPVGCEPGLERFPSLSP
- the UPK3B gene encoding uroplakin-3b isoform X1; its protein translation is MGLPSRQPRLWLLLLVVLGWPQPCLTLDLIPYTPRITSWDLEGKVTATTFSLEQPRCVLDRHSSAADTVWLVVAFSNASRVFQNPQTLAEIPASPRLLTDGHYMTLPLTMDQLPCEDPADGSGRAPVLRVGNDAGCLADLHQPRYCNAPLPGPGPYSFGIFLCAVGSPGGAGGLHEEVGITEPVGDGPSMWGGECWRPLPPNHRVKFLLTNSRGSPQAETRWSDLIALRQGKSPGSIDTWPGRRSGDMIIITSILSSLAGLLLLAFLAASSVRFSSLWWPEEAPEQLRIGSFMGKRYMTHHIPPSEAATLPVGCEPGLERFPSLSP
- the UPK3B gene encoding uroplakin-3b isoform X3, yielding MGLPSRQPRLWLLLLVVLGWPQPCLTLDLIPYTPRITSWDLEGKVTATTFSLEQPRCVLDRHSSAADTVWLVVAFSNASRVFQNPQTLAEIPASPRLLTDGHYMTLPLTMDQLPCEDPADGSGRAPVLRVGNDAGCLADLHQPRYCNAPLPGPGPYREVPRLHRHVARAAEWRHDHHHLHPVFSGRPLAPGLPGSLQRALLQPVVAGGGPGAAADRLLHGKALHDPPHPAQRGSYPAGGLRAWPGTLPQPQPLAWPTWLGLGQWGPGG